A region from the Oceanidesulfovibrio marinus genome encodes:
- a CDS encoding SIR2 family NAD-dependent protein deacylase — protein sequence MHLNNSQHAAIIEAAEIWKEAERPVVLTGAGISVPSGIPDFRSPGGLWEKHDPAEVATILALRTRPARVWEFLFDALDMFEKASPNPAHVALAELEQAGMVDAVITQNIDGLHQAAGSRNVIEFHGNGSRLYCMRCKRRLDPAKAAAMTMDDKPWECECGGIVRPDIVFFGEQIPKEAMARSFAMTQQADLVVVVGTSGEVAPANTIPGQVKNRGGKMIEVNLGPSSFGSLADVAIRASCEMVLPAIAKHLM from the coding sequence ATGCATCTGAATAATTCACAACATGCCGCCATCATTGAAGCCGCCGAGATATGGAAAGAGGCCGAGCGGCCCGTCGTCCTGACCGGCGCCGGCATCTCCGTACCCAGCGGCATTCCGGATTTCCGCAGCCCGGGCGGCCTGTGGGAGAAGCACGATCCGGCAGAGGTCGCCACGATTCTGGCCCTGCGCACTCGCCCGGCACGCGTCTGGGAGTTCCTGTTCGACGCCCTGGACATGTTCGAGAAGGCTTCGCCGAACCCGGCCCACGTCGCCCTGGCCGAGCTGGAGCAGGCCGGCATGGTGGACGCGGTCATCACCCAGAACATCGACGGTTTGCACCAGGCCGCCGGTTCGCGCAACGTCATCGAGTTCCACGGCAACGGCTCCCGGCTCTACTGCATGCGCTGCAAGCGCAGGCTCGACCCGGCCAAAGCCGCGGCCATGACCATGGACGACAAGCCCTGGGAGTGCGAGTGCGGCGGCATTGTCCGGCCGGACATCGTCTTTTTCGGCGAGCAGATCCCCAAGGAGGCCATGGCGCGCAGCTTCGCCATGACGCAGCAGGCGGATCTCGTGGTCGTTGTCGGCACCTCCGGCGAGGTGGCCCCGGCCAACACCATCCCCGGCCAGGTCAAAAACCGCGGCGGGAAGATGATCGAGGTAAACCTCGGTCCGTCGAGCTTCGGCTCCCTGGCGGACGTGGCTATCCGCGCCAGTTGCGAGATGGTCTTGCCCGCCATTGCGAAACATCTTATGTGA
- a CDS encoding vWA domain-containing protein codes for MRRKTLLLIILFVVCFTAALAFGPGATASGSSAVNTPDASFTEGPLELGASLTRSKVAVGSDGRFSLALTFFAPDTYPDDRPAPVEKPVDLVVVLDRSGSMRGAKITDARNALALLVDTLSPRDRLGLVSYADGVQVHTPPIQVTAGNRSLLQQAVMRIVAGGNTNLGSGLRTGLEQLRQVAMLDDDAPISFDDCRGCPPHPSGRTRRVILISDGLANRGVTDPGALAGMARRAAMQGWSVSAVGVGLDFNEYLMTCLADAGGGTYHFLEEPQAFADLFMEELHAARRIAATSMSIDIRLPRGVSLEEASGYEITRSGDGASLLVGDITAGSSRTIHLTLRADTRKAAEYVLDSLAVSYMQENATMNQTLASPLRIAAVADESEAEASYAPAAWERKVLREDYGKLKETVARAVSDGDKDEAMEAIKNYRQKTAQQNQAVGSDKVQENLDSEVSELESSVEESFSGSATEQMAKQKEAGKRIQYEGYMDRRDKSAARD; via the coding sequence ATGCGACGGAAAACCCTGCTGCTCATCATACTCTTCGTCGTGTGCTTCACGGCGGCGCTGGCCTTCGGTCCCGGCGCCACAGCCAGCGGTTCGTCGGCCGTCAACACCCCGGACGCATCCTTCACGGAAGGCCCCCTGGAGCTCGGCGCCTCGCTCACCCGCAGCAAGGTGGCCGTAGGCTCGGACGGCCGCTTCTCCCTGGCCCTCACTTTCTTTGCCCCGGACACCTACCCGGACGACAGGCCGGCGCCTGTGGAAAAGCCCGTGGACCTCGTCGTCGTGCTGGACCGCAGCGGCTCCATGCGCGGGGCCAAGATCACCGACGCGCGCAACGCCCTGGCCCTGCTCGTGGACACGCTGAGCCCCCGCGACCGGCTGGGCCTCGTCTCCTACGCGGACGGCGTGCAGGTGCACACCCCGCCCATCCAGGTCACCGCCGGCAACCGCAGCCTGCTGCAACAGGCCGTCATGCGCATCGTGGCCGGTGGCAACACCAACCTGGGCTCCGGCCTGCGCACTGGCCTGGAGCAGCTCCGCCAGGTGGCCATGCTGGATGACGACGCACCGATCTCCTTTGACGACTGCCGAGGCTGTCCGCCCCATCCCAGCGGCCGCACTCGGCGCGTCATCCTGATCTCCGACGGCCTGGCCAACCGGGGCGTTACCGATCCCGGCGCGCTGGCAGGCATGGCCCGACGCGCCGCCATGCAGGGCTGGAGCGTCAGCGCCGTGGGCGTGGGCCTGGACTTCAACGAGTATCTCATGACCTGCCTGGCCGACGCCGGCGGCGGCACCTACCACTTTCTGGAAGAGCCCCAGGCCTTTGCCGATCTGTTCATGGAAGAGCTGCACGCGGCGCGGCGCATCGCAGCCACCTCCATGTCCATCGACATCCGCCTGCCGCGCGGCGTCTCCCTGGAGGAAGCCTCAGGCTACGAGATCACCCGCAGCGGCGACGGTGCCTCCCTGCTGGTGGGCGACATCACGGCCGGCTCCTCCCGGACCATCCACCTGACCCTGCGCGCCGACACCCGCAAGGCCGCGGAGTACGTGCTCGACTCCCTGGCCGTCTCCTACATGCAGGAGAACGCGACAATGAACCAGACCCTCGCCTCCCCCCTGCGCATAGCCGCCGTGGCGGACGAGTCCGAGGCCGAGGCGTCCTACGCACCGGCCGCCTGGGAGCGCAAGGTGCTGCGCGAGGATTACGGAAAGCTCAAGGAAACCGTGGCCCGAGCCGTGTCCGACGGCGACAAGGACGAGGCCATGGAAGCCATAAAAAATTACCGCCAGAAGACTGCACAGCAGAACCAGGCCGTGGGCTCGGACAAGGTGCAGGAGAACCTGGACTCCGAAGTGTCCGAGCTCGAAAGCTCCGTGGAGGAGAGCTTCAGCGGCTCGGCCACCGAGCAGATGGCCAAGCAGAAAGAGGCGGGAAAGCGTATCCAGTACGAGGGATACATGGACCGGCGCGATAAAAGCGCAGCACGCGACTAG
- a CDS encoding response regulator transcription factor produces MAEAKTRILVVEDDTAILGGLVDLLVFHGYEVEGVEDGEIGLERALEGCFELVLLDVMLPGMDGFSVCEALRKRRPSQAVLMLTAKGSEEDVVRGLKTGADDYVTKPFSIGELLARVEALLRRTGKPGGQERLALGGVVFDSAALTASEGANCVDLTRREMDIILHLHAKAPAIVSRQELLAQVWGYGDADIETRTVDSHVVKLRRKLEQLDSAMQFIVTVRGEGYRLAPELLSEG; encoded by the coding sequence ATGGCGGAAGCGAAGACACGCATACTCGTGGTGGAGGACGACACGGCCATCCTGGGCGGTCTCGTCGATCTGCTGGTTTTCCACGGGTACGAGGTGGAGGGCGTGGAGGACGGCGAGATTGGGCTGGAGCGCGCCCTGGAGGGCTGCTTCGAGCTCGTCCTTCTGGATGTCATGCTGCCCGGAATGGACGGTTTTTCGGTGTGCGAGGCCCTGCGCAAGCGACGGCCCAGCCAGGCCGTGCTCATGCTCACGGCCAAGGGCTCCGAGGAGGACGTGGTGCGCGGGCTGAAGACCGGTGCCGACGACTACGTGACCAAGCCGTTCTCCATCGGCGAGCTGCTGGCGCGGGTCGAGGCTCTGCTGCGCCGGACCGGCAAGCCCGGCGGCCAGGAACGGCTGGCCCTGGGCGGCGTGGTCTTTGACAGCGCGGCCCTGACCGCCTCCGAAGGGGCGAACTGCGTGGACCTCACCCGGCGCGAGATGGACATCATTCTCCACCTGCACGCCAAGGCGCCGGCCATCGTCTCCCGGCAGGAGCTTCTGGCCCAGGTCTGGGGCTACGGCGACGCGGACATCGAGACGCGCACCGTGGACAGCCACGTGGTCAAGCTGCGCCGCAAGCTGGAGCAGCTGGACAGCGCCATGCAGTTCATCGTCACTGTTCGAGGCGAAGGGTACCGCCTGGCGCCGGAGCTCTTGTCCGAAGGATAG
- a CDS encoding sensor histidine kinase: MRRLTLLILVFILLLGPLLGYVFWWSYGGMKREEASTLRFFATALLDSMEDELARVVQQEEARAVDEYASVLASDRGAGEGELSPLAKQPDEPWIVGYFQSNPDGSFQTPHVDLSLDRIALLEAAHAELLRIREQPERARTAGSRRTLEGSEAGFFIAPRQNATAKEAAQAESTIMERYLRRREPEEERRVLGKSRQETRQITPGQALNLSSGKRTAAKDQTASSGESEPTVQAESDEAFSADRTPLLEYDLGGSGNGAVLPELPAAGSSFRVEIAPLTSVLLGDDRALVYRRVMADGKVVRQGFLIDLYSFLESLIARYYMDQPIAGYTRLALTVTDGAGRTLLTGKSGEGPEPGFAPAVDIFRTFPRPFSFLGARLSADEVPAGQGRRVLVGAAGVAAFILMAGLAAIYLSARKAVELSRRRAGFVSSVTHELKTPLTSIRMYAEMLEQGVARDEPSRKRYLGVIGSEAARLTRLIANVLEFSRLEQRERPLELKNGRLDEVVSEISASLRPKIEREGFELLVDNQLERGFSYDREVMVQVLMNLVENSMKFGSEGSVKRITVTAREEGPRAVVTVRDTGPGVEPRDLARIFDDFYRADDSLTRKTQGTGLGLALVKRFVAAMGGTVTAHNAEDGGLIVVMSFHASPLKA, translated from the coding sequence GTGCGCCGTCTCACCCTGCTCATTCTCGTTTTTATCCTGCTGCTCGGGCCGCTGCTGGGCTACGTATTCTGGTGGAGCTACGGCGGCATGAAGCGCGAGGAGGCCTCCACGCTGCGCTTCTTCGCCACGGCCCTGCTCGACTCCATGGAGGACGAGCTGGCGCGAGTGGTGCAGCAGGAAGAGGCGCGCGCCGTGGACGAGTACGCCTCGGTGCTGGCCTCGGACCGCGGCGCCGGAGAGGGCGAGCTCTCTCCCCTGGCCAAGCAGCCGGACGAGCCGTGGATCGTGGGCTACTTCCAGTCCAACCCGGACGGCTCCTTCCAGACGCCCCACGTGGATCTTTCCCTGGACCGCATCGCCCTGCTGGAGGCAGCGCATGCGGAGCTCCTGCGCATCCGGGAGCAGCCGGAGCGCGCGCGGACAGCCGGCTCGCGGCGTACTCTGGAAGGCAGCGAGGCCGGCTTTTTCATTGCGCCGCGGCAGAACGCCACGGCCAAGGAGGCCGCCCAGGCCGAGTCGACCATCATGGAGCGCTACCTGCGCCGGCGGGAGCCGGAAGAGGAGCGGCGAGTGCTGGGCAAGTCCAGGCAGGAGACCAGGCAGATCACACCGGGCCAGGCCCTGAACCTGAGCTCCGGCAAGAGGACAGCGGCCAAGGATCAGACTGCCTCGTCAGGGGAGTCGGAACCCACGGTTCAGGCCGAGTCGGACGAGGCGTTCAGCGCCGACAGGACGCCGCTTCTGGAGTACGATCTGGGAGGCTCCGGAAACGGCGCCGTGCTGCCGGAGCTGCCGGCCGCCGGCTCCAGCTTCCGGGTGGAAATCGCGCCGCTCACATCGGTGCTGCTGGGCGACGACCGGGCGCTGGTCTACCGCCGGGTGATGGCCGACGGTAAGGTGGTGCGCCAGGGTTTTCTCATCGATCTCTACAGCTTTCTGGAAAGCCTCATCGCCCGGTACTACATGGACCAGCCCATTGCCGGGTACACGCGCCTGGCCCTGACCGTGACCGACGGCGCCGGGCGCACGCTGCTGACAGGCAAGTCCGGAGAAGGTCCGGAGCCGGGCTTTGCGCCGGCCGTGGACATCTTCCGCACCTTCCCCAGGCCGTTCTCCTTCCTTGGCGCGCGGCTCTCGGCCGACGAGGTGCCTGCAGGGCAGGGCCGTCGGGTGCTGGTGGGCGCGGCTGGCGTGGCGGCGTTCATCCTGATGGCCGGTCTCGCGGCCATCTACCTGTCGGCGCGCAAGGCCGTGGAGCTCTCCAGACGCCGCGCCGGGTTCGTCTCCTCGGTGACGCACGAGCTCAAGACGCCGCTGACTTCGATTCGCATGTATGCCGAGATGCTGGAGCAGGGCGTGGCGCGGGATGAGCCCTCGCGCAAGCGCTACCTGGGCGTCATCGGCTCGGAAGCGGCGCGGCTCACCCGACTCATCGCCAACGTGCTGGAGTTCTCCCGGCTGGAGCAGCGCGAGCGGCCCCTGGAGCTGAAGAACGGCAGGCTGGACGAGGTAGTCTCCGAGATCAGCGCGTCGCTCCGGCCCAAAATCGAGCGCGAAGGCTTCGAGCTCCTGGTGGACAACCAGCTGGAGCGCGGCTTCTCCTACGACCGCGAGGTGATGGTGCAGGTGCTGATGAACCTCGTGGAGAACAGCATGAAGTTCGGCAGCGAGGGGTCGGTGAAGCGCATCACCGTGACGGCGCGGGAGGAAGGCCCGCGTGCAGTGGTGACGGTGCGCGACACTGGTCCGGGCGTAGAGCCGCGGGACCTGGCGCGGATATTTGACGATTTCTACCGCGCGGATGATTCCCTGACGCGCAAGACCCAGGGCACGGGCCTGGGCCTGGCCCTGGTGAAGCGGTTCGTGGCCGCCATGGGCGGCACTGTGACCGCGCACAACGCCGAGGACGGCGGCCTGATCGTGGTCATGAGCTTCCACGCCAGCCCGCTGAAGGCGTAG
- a CDS encoding histidinol phosphate phosphatase domain-containing protein — MIDCNIHTTVSDGRLVPAEAAARARAAGCRAVILLDHADTATLEHTVEVLRKSAEDSIYTDVDVFVGVELTFVPPALLSGAVARARELGAQLVAVHGESILAPVAQGTNLAAIESGADLLAHPGILSHEEAALAAERGVHLEISLRAGHCLANGLVASLAREHGVKLLINSGAHEAPDFLPANVRRAAALGAGLSKDEYDATQANARALIMQMLAAPRG, encoded by the coding sequence ATGATAGATTGCAACATCCATACGACTGTTTCCGACGGCCGGCTTGTGCCTGCCGAGGCCGCTGCCAGAGCCCGCGCCGCCGGCTGCCGCGCCGTTATTCTGCTGGACCACGCCGACACCGCCACTCTGGAGCACACCGTGGAGGTCCTGCGCAAATCCGCCGAGGACTCCATCTACACCGATGTGGACGTGTTCGTGGGCGTGGAGCTCACCTTTGTGCCGCCGGCCCTGCTGTCCGGCGCCGTGGCCCGGGCGCGGGAGCTGGGCGCGCAGCTCGTGGCCGTGCATGGCGAGAGCATCCTTGCCCCGGTGGCCCAGGGCACCAACCTCGCGGCCATCGAGTCCGGCGCGGACCTTCTGGCCCACCCGGGAATCCTCTCCCACGAGGAAGCGGCACTGGCGGCCGAACGCGGCGTGCATCTGGAGATATCCCTGCGCGCAGGCCACTGTCTGGCCAACGGCCTGGTAGCGAGCCTGGCCCGCGAGCACGGCGTTAAGCTTCTGATTAACTCCGGCGCACACGAGGCGCCAGACTTCCTGCCGGCCAACGTGCGCCGCGCCGCGGCCCTGGGCGCAGGACTCAGCAAAGACGAGTACGACGCTACCCAGGCCAACGCCCGCGCGCTGATCATGCAGATGCTCGCCGCCCCGCGCGGCTGA
- a CDS encoding bifunctional nuclease family protein: protein MVEMKVFGLALDEDSQVPVLVLKDLEEKTALPIWIGAMEAMAISLALNGVKLPRPMTHDLLLSTLESLGGKILSVNVVSLKDGTFYAEIEVDQGGSVRKIDCRPSDGIALALRASAPIAVAEDVLEQASTDSIGEGKPVLQSDDAKEWNELLEKLNVDENKYKM from the coding sequence ATGGTAGAAATGAAAGTATTCGGACTGGCTCTCGACGAAGATTCGCAGGTCCCGGTCCTGGTGCTCAAGGACCTTGAAGAGAAAACCGCGCTGCCCATCTGGATCGGCGCCATGGAGGCCATGGCCATCTCCCTGGCCCTCAACGGCGTGAAGCTGCCGCGGCCCATGACCCACGACCTGCTCCTCTCCACCCTTGAGTCCCTGGGCGGCAAGATCCTCTCCGTCAACGTCGTTTCCCTGAAGGACGGCACCTTTTACGCCGAGATTGAGGTGGACCAGGGCGGCTCCGTGCGCAAGATCGACTGCCGGCCATCGGACGGCATCGCCCTCGCACTGCGCGCCTCTGCCCCCATCGCCGTTGCCGAGGATGTGCTGGAACAGGCCTCCACCGACTCCATCGGCGAGGGCAAGCCCGTGCTGCAGTCCGACGACGCCAAGGAGTGGAACGAGCTGCTCGAAAAGCTCAACGTGGACGAGAACAAGTACAAGATGTAG
- the miaB gene encoding tRNA (N6-isopentenyl adenosine(37)-C2)-methylthiotransferase MiaB, which yields MSQSLPNFHIITFGCQMNVNDSAWLARSLRARGFQETARPEDAGVIILNTCSVRDKPEQKVYSQLGRLRSIFDRNPEAFAAVGGCVAQQLGDSLPKRFPYVRLVFGADGAAMAPQAIERLVREPRLSLSLVDFSEEYAERDTLAGESRDGDISGTAGQAFVSIMQGCDNFCAYCIVPYVRGRQKSRTAASILAECESWVDRGVREVTLLGQNVNSYGQDAAGAGQPTFAELLRQVAAIDGLERLRFTTSHPKDIAPEVVEAFGELETLCPALHLPLQSGSDSILKSMGRKYDRERYMRIVRRLRKVRPGMQITTDLMVGFPGETEEDFLQTLGAMEEADFAQSFSFMYSDRPGVRAARMLDKIPEELKAERLARLQTLQHDLTTRTLANMVGSESLLLIEGVSKKQPESRHNAGTAARKEAASASAGPEFDGVTSACVRGRDPYGHVVNMRLPEECDPESIASGSLARARILMAKKHSLLGELVGEPW from the coding sequence ATGTCTCAATCCCTGCCCAACTTTCACATCATCACGTTCGGCTGCCAGATGAACGTCAACGACTCGGCCTGGCTCGCCCGATCGCTCCGCGCACGCGGTTTCCAGGAGACCGCCCGGCCCGAAGACGCCGGCGTTATCATCCTCAACACCTGTAGCGTGCGCGATAAACCCGAGCAGAAGGTGTACAGCCAGCTCGGCCGCCTGCGCTCGATCTTCGACAGGAATCCCGAGGCCTTTGCGGCGGTGGGCGGCTGCGTGGCCCAGCAGCTTGGCGACTCCCTGCCCAAGCGTTTCCCCTATGTCCGGCTGGTCTTCGGCGCGGACGGCGCGGCCATGGCGCCACAGGCCATCGAGCGGCTGGTGCGCGAGCCCCGTCTCTCCCTCTCCCTGGTGGACTTCTCCGAGGAGTACGCCGAGCGCGACACCCTGGCTGGTGAGTCGCGCGATGGTGATATCTCGGGGACCGCCGGCCAGGCCTTTGTCTCCATCATGCAGGGCTGCGACAACTTCTGCGCCTACTGCATCGTGCCCTATGTGCGCGGCCGGCAGAAGTCCCGCACGGCGGCGTCCATCCTGGCGGAATGCGAGTCCTGGGTGGATCGCGGCGTGCGCGAGGTGACCCTGCTGGGCCAGAACGTGAACAGCTACGGCCAGGACGCGGCCGGCGCGGGCCAGCCCACTTTCGCCGAGCTCCTGCGGCAGGTCGCGGCCATCGACGGCCTGGAGCGGCTGCGCTTCACCACATCGCACCCCAAGGACATCGCCCCCGAGGTGGTGGAGGCCTTCGGCGAGCTCGAAACCCTCTGCCCTGCGCTCCACCTGCCGCTGCAGTCCGGATCGGACAGCATCCTCAAGTCCATGGGCCGCAAGTACGACCGCGAGCGCTACATGCGCATCGTGCGCCGGCTGCGCAAGGTGCGTCCGGGCATGCAAATCACCACGGACCTCATGGTGGGCTTTCCCGGCGAGACCGAAGAGGACTTTCTGCAAACCCTCGGGGCCATGGAAGAAGCAGACTTTGCCCAAAGCTTCTCCTTCATGTATTCTGATCGCCCAGGTGTGCGCGCCGCCCGAATGCTGGACAAGATTCCCGAAGAGCTGAAGGCCGAGCGCCTTGCCCGACTGCAGACCCTGCAGCACGACCTCACCACGCGCACCCTGGCGAACATGGTCGGCAGCGAGTCGCTCTTGCTCATTGAAGGCGTCAGCAAGAAGCAGCCGGAGTCCCGGCACAACGCCGGCACGGCGGCCAGGAAGGAAGCGGCTTCCGCCTCTGCCGGACCGGAGTTCGACGGCGTTACCAGCGCCTGTGTACGCGGCCGGGACCCATACGGCCACGTGGTCAACATGCGGCTGCCCGAAGAATGCGACCCGGAATCCATCGCCTCGGGTTCGCTGGCCAGGGCCCGCATCCTCATGGCGAAAAAACACTCCCTGTTGGGAGAACTGGTAGGTGAGCCATGGTAG
- a CDS encoding adenylyl-sulfate kinase, translating to MAAMAPGCVVWITGLPGSGKSTVASLVRDELVARSKPVVLLSMDERRRKYVPRPTYTPEDRRSAYAQFVEEATRLAAKGFIVVMDGTGHRLFMRQYARKLIPCFFEVYLKCALETAMHREGERPEGLVMAGLYEKALERQRTGEEVDGLGEVIGVDSPYEENPDAELVIDADTVSPEEAQDMILAMLDSADAPDELSTDSC from the coding sequence ATGGCGGCCATGGCGCCTGGTTGTGTCGTATGGATCACCGGACTGCCCGGATCGGGCAAGTCTACGGTGGCGAGTCTGGTTCGGGACGAGCTGGTGGCGCGCTCCAAGCCCGTGGTCCTGCTCTCTATGGACGAGCGCCGGCGCAAGTACGTGCCCCGGCCCACATACACCCCGGAGGACAGGCGCTCGGCCTACGCACAGTTCGTCGAGGAAGCCACCCGGCTTGCGGCCAAAGGGTTCATCGTGGTCATGGACGGCACCGGCCACAGGCTTTTCATGCGCCAGTACGCCCGCAAGCTCATCCCCTGCTTTTTCGAAGTCTACCTCAAGTGCGCCCTGGAGACGGCCATGCATCGCGAAGGCGAACGGCCCGAGGGCCTGGTCATGGCCGGGCTGTACGAGAAGGCCCTGGAGCGCCAGCGTACCGGCGAGGAGGTGGACGGCCTGGGCGAGGTCATCGGCGTGGACAGCCCATACGAGGAAAATCCCGACGCCGAGCTCGTTATCGATGCGGACACAGTCTCTCCGGAAGAGGCCCAGGACATGATCCTTGCCATGCTCGATTCCGCGGACGCGCCCGACGAGCTCTCCACCGACAGCTGCTGA
- a CDS encoding aminoglycoside phosphotransferase family protein, with translation MIELKTNQLQAFLQESFGPKARLLGISEIGKPGEQGVKQFGYGKPVLVSYEIDGEPQEAVLSTMRGDKYGHQFYWDRAAILMFQHETGGGLEKHARSLALGYIDQDDALHPVRDVQEFFLLVEKLPGYDYYRDLERIMAGDFRPSDVDQVRESARWMARIHSRRLDDPHLYYRRIRNLIGSDECVLGLVDEAYPQGYEDYPPERFQALERRLIDWRWKLKRYAHRLAEVHGDFHPWNVLIDERGGFRVLDRSRGEWGEPAGDVASMAMNYLLFGILDDHPDDPDATPRLSGPFRQLFEVLFEEYLEATGDREILEVIAPFFVFRCLVVASPEWYPNHPPAVRRSLFEFMERVLAEDVFDPTCVNKYLVGSC, from the coding sequence ATGATCGAGCTCAAGACGAACCAACTCCAGGCATTCCTGCAGGAATCCTTTGGCCCCAAGGCCCGGCTTCTCGGCATCAGCGAGATCGGCAAGCCGGGCGAACAGGGCGTCAAGCAGTTCGGCTATGGCAAGCCTGTCCTCGTAAGCTACGAGATCGACGGCGAGCCGCAGGAGGCGGTGCTCTCCACCATGCGCGGCGACAAGTACGGCCACCAGTTCTACTGGGACCGCGCCGCCATACTGATGTTCCAGCACGAGACGGGCGGGGGCCTGGAAAAGCACGCCAGGTCCCTGGCCCTCGGCTACATCGACCAGGACGACGCGCTCCATCCGGTGCGGGACGTGCAGGAGTTCTTCCTGCTGGTGGAGAAGCTGCCGGGCTACGACTACTACCGCGACCTGGAGCGCATCATGGCCGGGGACTTCCGGCCGTCCGACGTGGACCAGGTGCGGGAGTCCGCTCGCTGGATGGCGCGCATCCACAGCCGGCGGCTGGACGATCCCCATCTGTACTACCGCCGCATCCGCAACCTCATCGGCTCGGACGAGTGTGTATTGGGCCTGGTGGACGAGGCCTATCCCCAGGGCTACGAAGACTATCCGCCCGAGCGGTTCCAGGCCCTGGAGCGCCGGCTCATCGACTGGCGCTGGAAGCTGAAGCGCTACGCCCACCGTCTGGCCGAGGTGCACGGCGACTTCCACCCCTGGAACGTGCTTATCGACGAGCGAGGCGGTTTCCGTGTGCTGGATCGCAGCCGCGGCGAGTGGGGCGAGCCTGCCGGCGACGTCGCCTCCATGGCCATGAACTACCTGCTCTTCGGCATCCTGGACGACCATCCGGACGACCCGGATGCGACGCCGCGTCTGAGCGGCCCCTTCCGCCAGCTCTTCGAGGTGCTGTTTGAGGAGTACCTGGAGGCCACGGGCGACCGCGAGATCCTGGAGGTCATAGCCCCGTTCTTCGTCTTCCGCTGTCTTGTGGTGGCGTCGCCGGAATGGTATCCGAACCACCCGCCCGCCGTGCGGCGCAGCCTGTTCGAGTTTATGGAGCGGGTATTGGCCGAGGACGTTTTTGATCCGACGTGCGTGAACAAATATCTCGTTGGGAGCTGCTGA
- a CDS encoding carbohydrate kinase family protein: MAIYISGSVAFDRIMTFPGKFSDHILPDKLHILNVCFLVDGLTEKFGGTAGNIAYTLSLLGKEPTVISCCGRDFGPYEKHMRKLGMPLDGIRVIDEELTAGAYITTDKQDNQITGFNPGAMKQSAKFTIDPVHIEKTWAICSPGNVEDMLSLPERYKECGIPYIFDPGQQITAIDGKDLAKAINGATILIANDYEMEMIRKNTGLSMAEIRERADTVIVTLGEKGSVIYGENGETEVPSAPVKQVLDPTGAGDSYRAGLIYGLTEGLDMETSCRIGAICAAYCVEQHGTQEHTLTLDACKERYGRSFGSTW, from the coding sequence ATGGCAATCTACATCTCCGGATCCGTAGCCTTCGACCGCATCATGACCTTTCCCGGTAAGTTTTCCGACCATATCCTGCCGGACAAGCTGCACATCCTTAACGTATGCTTCCTGGTGGACGGTCTGACCGAAAAGTTCGGCGGCACGGCCGGCAACATCGCCTACACGCTCTCGCTGCTGGGCAAGGAGCCCACGGTTATCTCGTGCTGCGGCCGCGACTTCGGCCCCTATGAAAAGCACATGCGCAAGCTGGGCATGCCCCTGGACGGCATCCGCGTCATCGACGAGGAGCTCACGGCCGGCGCGTACATCACCACGGACAAGCAGGACAACCAGATCACCGGCTTCAACCCCGGCGCCATGAAGCAGTCGGCCAAGTTCACCATCGATCCCGTACACATCGAGAAGACCTGGGCCATCTGCTCCCCCGGCAACGTGGAGGACATGCTCAGCCTGCCCGAGCGTTACAAGGAGTGCGGCATCCCCTACATCTTCGATCCGGGCCAGCAGATCACGGCCATTGACGGCAAGGACCTGGCCAAGGCCATCAACGGCGCGACCATCCTTATCGCCAACGACTACGAGATGGAGATGATTCGCAAGAACACCGGCCTGAGCATGGCCGAGATCCGCGAGCGCGCCGACACGGTCATCGTCACCCTGGGCGAGAAGGGCTCCGTCATCTACGGCGAGAACGGCGAGACCGAGGTGCCCTCCGCTCCGGTCAAGCAGGTCCTGGACCCCACCGGCGCTGGCGACTCCTACCGCGCCGGCCTGATCTACGGCCTTACCGAGGGCCTGGATATGGAAACCTCCTGCCGCATCGGCGCCATCTGCGCCGCCTACTGCGTGGAGCAGCACGGCACGCAGGAGCACACCCTGACCCTGGACGCCTGCAAGGAGCGCTACGGCCGTTCCTTTGGCAGCACCTGGTAG
- the cutA gene encoding divalent-cation tolerance protein CutA — MSQLIVYMTAGSLDEARRIAGMLVEKRLAACCNIFESMHAVFWWEGAVQSEQETAFIAKTTTDRFDDLKAAVLEAHSYDVPCIVALPIVDGNPEFLDWIVEQTRTTV; from the coding sequence ATGTCCCAGCTCATCGTCTACATGACTGCCGGGAGTCTTGATGAAGCGCGCCGCATTGCCGGCATGCTTGTCGAGAAGCGGCTTGCCGCCTGCTGCAACATCTTCGAGTCCATGCACGCCGTGTTCTGGTGGGAAGGCGCGGTGCAGAGCGAGCAGGAAACGGCCTTTATCGCCAAGACGACCACGGACCGCTTTGACGACCTCAAAGCCGCCGTGCTGGAGGCGCACAGCTACGATGTCCCGTGCATCGTGGCCCTGCCCATCGTGGACGGCAACCCCGAGTTCCTGGACTGGATAGTCGAGCAGACACGCACCACCGTCTGA